From a region of the Dickeya poaceiphila genome:
- the ftnA gene encoding non-heme ferritin, protein MLKKEMIQKLNEQLNLEFYSANLYLQMSAWCGDKGFEGASVFLKSHSREEMDHMQRLFDYLDDTGSMPVLGAIAAPPVDFNSLQDVFKITYEHEQLITQKINELAHAAMTLQDYSTFNFLQWYVAEQHEEEKLFKSILDKLAMVNAQEGGLFFIDQDLKKMATSVSPSA, encoded by the coding sequence ATGTTAAAAAAAGAAATGATTCAAAAACTGAATGAGCAGCTTAATCTTGAATTTTATTCCGCCAATTTATACCTGCAGATGAGCGCCTGGTGCGGCGACAAAGGTTTTGAGGGGGCATCGGTTTTCCTGAAATCGCATTCCCGCGAAGAGATGGATCACATGCAACGTCTGTTTGATTATCTGGACGATACTGGCAGTATGCCGGTGCTGGGGGCGATTGCTGCGCCGCCTGTTGATTTCAATTCGCTTCAGGATGTGTTTAAAATCACCTATGAACACGAACAATTGATTACCCAAAAGATTAATGAGCTGGCTCATGCCGCTATGACATTGCAGGATTACTCTACTTTCAACTTCCTGCAATGGTATGTGGCGGAGCAACATGAAGAGGAGAAGTTGTTCAAGTCTATTCTCGACAAGTTGGCTATGGTAAATGCTCAGGAAGGTGGTTTGTTCTTTATTGATCAGGATCTGAAAAAGATGGCGACGTCTGTTTCACCGTCTGCCTGA
- a CDS encoding YeaH/YhbH family protein gives MAYFIDRRLNGKNKSAVNRQRFLRRYKSQIKQSIAGAINKRSVTDVENGESISIPNTDISEPMFHQGRGGIRHRVHPGNDHFVENDKIERPQGGGGSGSGQGDASQDGEGQDDFVFQISKDEYLDLLFEDLALPNLKKTEHRQLNEYKTHRAGYTANGVPANISVVRSLQNSLARRMAMTAGKRRELHQREEDLALLENTEPVQLLEEERLRQEIAELRQRIASVPFIDTFDLRYKNYERRPEPSSQAVMFCLMDVSGSMDQATKDIAKRFYILLYLFLSRTYKNVEVVYIRHHTQAKEVDEQEFFYSQETGGTIVSSALKLMEDVVKERYNPAQWNIYAAQASDGDNWADDSPLCRELLSTHLLPVVRYYSYIEITRRSHQTLWREYEMLQDSFENFAMQHIRDQDDIYPVFREIFHKQTIDN, from the coding sequence ATGGCCTATTTCATTGATCGACGATTAAACGGCAAAAACAAAAGCGCGGTTAACCGCCAGCGCTTTTTGCGCCGCTATAAGTCGCAAATAAAACAATCGATTGCCGGGGCCATCAACAAGCGTTCGGTCACCGATGTAGAAAACGGGGAGTCTATCTCGATCCCCAACACCGATATCAGTGAGCCGATGTTCCATCAGGGTCGTGGCGGAATTCGGCACCGGGTTCATCCCGGTAACGATCACTTCGTAGAAAACGACAAGATAGAACGGCCTCAAGGTGGTGGAGGCAGTGGTTCAGGTCAAGGGGATGCCAGTCAGGATGGTGAGGGTCAAGATGATTTCGTGTTCCAGATATCCAAAGATGAATATCTTGATCTGTTGTTTGAAGATCTGGCGCTGCCTAACCTAAAAAAAACCGAACACCGGCAACTGAACGAGTACAAGACCCACCGCGCCGGGTACACCGCCAATGGCGTCCCTGCCAACATCAGCGTCGTACGTTCATTGCAAAACTCACTGGCACGCCGCATGGCAATGACCGCCGGAAAACGGCGCGAACTGCACCAGCGGGAAGAAGATCTGGCATTGCTGGAAAACACTGAGCCAGTCCAGTTGCTTGAGGAGGAGCGACTGCGTCAGGAAATTGCCGAATTGCGCCAGCGCATCGCCAGTGTGCCCTTTATCGATACGTTCGACCTGCGTTACAAGAACTACGAACGCCGGCCAGAGCCATCGAGCCAGGCAGTGATGTTCTGTCTAATGGACGTTTCTGGTTCTATGGACCAGGCCACCAAGGACATCGCCAAACGTTTTTACATTCTGCTGTATCTGTTCCTCAGCCGAACCTACAAAAATGTGGAAGTGGTGTATATTCGCCACCATACACAGGCCAAAGAGGTGGATGAGCAGGAATTCTTCTACTCTCAGGAAACCGGCGGCACTATTGTCTCCAGCGCCCTGAAACTGATGGAGGATGTTGTCAAAGAACGCTACAACCCTGCGCAATGGAACATTTATGCTGCACAGGCTTCCGATGGTGACAACTGGGCAGACGACTCGCCGCTCTGTCGAGAATTACTTTCCACTCACCTGCTGCCCGTAGTGCGTTACTACAGTTATATTGAAATTACCCGCCGTTCTCACCAGACGCTGTGGCGGGAATATGAAATGTTGCAGGATAGCTTTGAAAATTTCGCCATGCAGCATATTCGCGATCAGGACGATATTTATCCCGTCTTTCGAGAAATCTTCCACAAACAAACTATCGATAACTAA
- a CDS encoding MipA/OmpV family protein codes for MKKHVLTFLTATLAGMVAAPAALADEFALGLGAVGETSIYRGDSGHVYPFPMVNYDSERFYLRGLQGGYYLWNDAQNKLSLTAYYNPFGFRPGDSDDDQMKQLERRRGTLMAGLAYRYDVQWGTLRTMLAGDTLDYSNGLVWDSAYLYRFNDGNWSLTPGVGITWSSENQNRYYYGVSGEESARSGLRNYQPNSGWSPYVELNAGYKINSSWSTWVSGRYIRLSDEIKDSPMVDKSYNLMLGGGVSYSF; via the coding sequence GTGAAAAAACACGTATTAACTTTCTTAACGGCGACGCTGGCTGGGATGGTAGCAGCGCCAGCTGCTTTGGCCGATGAGTTTGCACTGGGGCTGGGGGCGGTAGGCGAAACATCAATATACCGCGGCGATAGCGGCCATGTTTATCCTTTCCCCATGGTGAATTATGACAGTGAGCGCTTTTACCTGCGCGGTCTGCAAGGCGGTTATTACCTGTGGAATGACGCGCAAAACAAATTGTCACTGACGGCCTATTACAACCCGTTCGGTTTCAGGCCGGGAGATAGTGATGACGATCAGATGAAGCAACTTGAGCGTCGGCGCGGCACGTTGATGGCGGGGTTGGCTTACCGTTATGACGTGCAATGGGGCACGCTGCGTACGATGCTGGCGGGTGATACGCTGGATTACAGCAACGGTTTGGTGTGGGATTCCGCCTACCTTTACCGTTTCAATGACGGCAACTGGAGCCTGACGCCAGGCGTGGGGATTACCTGGTCGAGCGAAAACCAGAACCGTTACTATTATGGTGTTTCCGGCGAAGAATCGGCCCGTTCCGGACTGCGTAATTACCAGCCAAATAGTGGCTGGTCGCCCTATGTCGAGTTGAACGCCGGTTATAAGATCAATTCAAGCTGGAGTACCTGGGTGAGCGGGCGCTATATCCGGCTGTCGGATGAAATCAAAGACAGCCCGATGGTTGATAAAAGTTATAACCTGATGCTGGGCGGCGGCGTGAGTTATAGCTTCTGA
- the copD gene encoding copper homeostasis membrane protein CopD, which translates to MMLEGLYALLRIGHFSSLMLLVGATCYCGFLSPSSYRGRLVSQLRGLMGISSVMALLTAIAILAAQTGLMSGDWRNISDADTWLAVLSTRFGMLWVWQPVLALIVCVMLFWRHRFWYTGVLTLGVLQLCGMAWVGHAAMLEGWPGVLHGINQTVHLLAVTFWVGGLAPLLPVLRDAQQVQTRADAILTMMRFSRYGHLAVALTILSGVVNVGLIVGWPLSETGLYGTLLTVKILLVVVMVLLALFNRYWVVPRFRGATTVAYHYFLRLTTAELVLSVVVIVLVSFWATLSPA; encoded by the coding sequence ATGATGCTGGAAGGATTATACGCATTATTGCGTATCGGACATTTTTCCAGCCTCATGTTGCTAGTTGGCGCAACATGTTATTGCGGGTTCTTGTCTCCCAGTTCATACCGGGGGCGGCTGGTGTCGCAGTTACGTGGATTGATGGGCATCAGTAGCGTGATGGCATTATTGACTGCCATTGCCATACTGGCGGCGCAGACTGGGTTGATGAGTGGCGACTGGCGTAATATCAGTGATGCTGACACCTGGCTGGCGGTGCTGAGCACCCGTTTTGGGATGCTGTGGGTTTGGCAACCGGTGCTGGCGTTGATCGTTTGTGTCATGTTGTTCTGGCGTCATCGTTTCTGGTATACGGGGGTGTTGACTCTTGGTGTATTGCAGCTCTGTGGTATGGCATGGGTGGGACATGCAGCAATGCTGGAGGGATGGCCGGGCGTGCTGCATGGTATTAACCAGACGGTACATTTGCTGGCAGTGACATTTTGGGTCGGCGGACTTGCGCCTTTGTTACCGGTGCTGCGGGATGCCCAACAGGTGCAGACACGCGCAGATGCCATCCTGACGATGATGCGTTTTTCCCGTTACGGTCACCTGGCCGTTGCGTTGACTATCCTGTCTGGGGTGGTGAATGTGGGGTTGATTGTTGGTTGGCCGTTGTCGGAGACAGGGCTGTATGGCACCTTGCTGACAGTGAAAATTCTGCTGGTCGTGGTGATGGTATTGCTGGCGTTATTCAACCGCTACTGGGTGGTGCCGCGTTTTCGGGGTGCCACTACCGTTGCGTACCACTATTTCTTACGATTGACTACAGCTGAACTGGTGTTGTCGGTTGTGGTGATTGTGCTGGTCAGTTTTTGGGCCACATTGTCACCGGCCTGA
- the copC gene encoding copper homeostasis periplasmic binding protein CopC: protein MLKRKIFPALNVALLVSGLVISHAALAHAHLKSQTPAADTNIAAQTAPSSLTLLFSEDIEGAFSGVELTLAGQPVPVGKVTVENDHHNVLVVPLEKPLTSGNYQVSWHVLSVDGHKTKGSYRFGVN from the coding sequence ATGTTGAAGCGTAAAATTTTTCCGGCCCTGAACGTGGCGCTGTTAGTGAGTGGTCTGGTTATCTCTCATGCGGCGCTGGCTCATGCACACCTCAAAAGTCAGACACCGGCGGCAGATACGAATATTGCGGCACAAACGGCACCGTCATCTCTGACGCTGCTTTTTTCTGAAGATATTGAAGGCGCATTTAGCGGCGTTGAGCTGACGTTGGCGGGACAGCCTGTGCCTGTAGGAAAGGTGACAGTAGAAAATGATCATCATAACGTTTTGGTGGTGCCGCTAGAGAAGCCGCTGACCAGCGGCAACTATCAGGTTAGCTGGCATGTGTTGTCTGTCGATGGTCATAAAACCAAAGGAAGCTATCGCTTTGGCGTTAACTAA
- a CDS encoding YebY family protein, with protein MKKVVPSLVIFLLSAPVLAAPQLANLSKLEYGSRWAFNREEVQLICRPDHAMYVINPSTLVQYPLNDVAREQVSSGRVNANALETILLDNPQNPGQKMSLQPFIDRAQSLCQ; from the coding sequence ATGAAGAAAGTAGTACCGTCACTTGTTATCTTTCTGCTGTCAGCTCCGGTGCTGGCCGCACCGCAGTTAGCTAATTTAAGTAAACTGGAATACGGTTCGCGTTGGGCATTCAACCGCGAGGAAGTCCAGTTGATTTGTCGCCCGGATCACGCCATGTACGTGATTAACCCCAGCACATTGGTACAGTATCCACTTAATGACGTAGCACGTGAGCAGGTGAGTTCGGGTAGGGTGAACGCTAATGCGCTGGAAACCATCCTTCTGGATAATCCGCAGAATCCAGGGCAAAAAATGAGTCTGCAGCCTTTTATTGACCGGGCGCAGAGCCTCTGTCAGTAG
- a CDS encoding DNA/RNA non-specific endonuclease: MMTAFPGLTGQSLCPGKFIHDKTPDINYDEEICFTAFAVLYSHANKGPLISAEHLTAEMVKSAGTLSRRDSFHIERLIPKAAQSVTNDYEYSGYDQGHMTPAGDMPDSHTQHESFSMSNMTPQLPILNRIAWRKTEAFVRKLALQDGEVWIVTGALFGNKRIGKDVSVPELIYKAISSQSGQQVFIGDNTSGVVTSISVSEFSARYSITPFPTQ; this comes from the coding sequence ATGATGACCGCTTTCCCTGGGCTGACAGGTCAATCATTATGCCCTGGGAAATTTATTCATGATAAAACACCGGATATCAATTATGACGAAGAGATTTGTTTTACGGCATTTGCTGTGCTTTATAGCCATGCGAATAAAGGACCATTAATTTCTGCAGAACATTTAACGGCAGAAATGGTTAAGTCAGCAGGAACACTTTCCCGACGAGACTCATTTCATATTGAGCGATTAATTCCTAAAGCGGCGCAATCAGTCACAAACGATTATGAATATTCAGGATACGATCAAGGACATATGACACCAGCAGGAGATATGCCTGATTCCCATACGCAACATGAATCATTTTCAATGTCAAATATGACACCGCAATTGCCAATACTTAATCGAATAGCCTGGCGTAAAACTGAAGCCTTTGTTCGTAAACTGGCATTGCAAGATGGCGAAGTATGGATAGTCACCGGTGCCCTATTCGGAAATAAACGTATTGGTAAAGATGTCTCTGTTCCAGAGCTGATTTATAAAGCCATCAGCAGCCAATCGGGGCAGCAGGTTTTTATTGGCGATAATACTTCCGGTGTTGTGACCAGTATTTCTGTCAGTGAGTTTTCCGCACGTTATTCGATCACGCCATTTCCGACTCAGTAA
- the yeaG gene encoding protein kinase YeaG codes for MNIFDHYRQRYDAAKDEEFTLQEFLTICQQDRSAYANAAERLLMAIGEPVMVDTAQEPRLSRLFSNRVIARYPAFEEFYGMEEAIEQIVSYLKHAAQGLEEKKQILYLLGPVGGGKSSLAERLKALMQRVPIYILSANGERSPVNDHPLCLFNPQEDASILEKEYGIPRRYLGTIMSPWAAKRLQEFGGDITKFRVVKVWPSILAQLAIAKTEPGDENNQDISALVGKVDIRKLEHFAQNDPDAYGYSGALCRANQGVMEFVEMFKAPIKVLHPLLTATQEGNYNGTEGIAALPFNGIILAHSNESEWVQFRNNKNNEAFLDRVYIVKVPYCLRVSEEVRIYDKLLKNSELCRAPCAPGTLETLARFSILSRLKDPENSSIYSKMRVYDGESLKDTDPKAKSYQEYRDYAGVDEGMKGLSTRFAFKILSRVFNFDHSEVAANPVHLFYVLEQQIEREQFPQDVSEKYLEHLKGYLIPKYAEFIGKEIQTAYLESYSEYGQNIFDRYVTYADFWIQDQEYRDPDTGQLFDRESLNAELEKIEKPAGISNPKDFRNEIVNFVLRTRASNSGRNPNWTSYEKLRTVIEKKMFSNTEELLPVISFNTKTSTEEQKKHDDFVDRMMEKGYTRKQVRLLCEWYLRVRKSS; via the coding sequence ATGAACATATTTGATCATTATCGTCAGCGTTACGACGCTGCCAAAGACGAAGAGTTCACTCTGCAGGAATTCCTTACCATCTGCCAGCAAGATCGCAGTGCGTATGCAAACGCCGCTGAGCGATTGTTAATGGCTATCGGTGAACCTGTTATGGTCGACACCGCTCAGGAACCACGTCTGTCTCGTTTGTTTTCCAACCGGGTAATTGCTCGCTATCCTGCGTTTGAAGAGTTCTATGGCATGGAAGAAGCCATTGAGCAAATCGTTTCCTATCTGAAACATGCCGCCCAAGGGCTTGAAGAGAAGAAACAAATCCTCTACCTGCTGGGTCCGGTGGGTGGCGGTAAATCGTCGCTGGCTGAACGACTGAAAGCGCTGATGCAACGTGTCCCTATCTATATTTTAAGTGCCAACGGCGAGCGCAGCCCGGTCAACGATCATCCACTGTGCTTATTTAACCCGCAGGAAGATGCCTCTATCCTGGAAAAAGAATATGGTATCCCACGTCGATATCTGGGTACCATCATGTCGCCCTGGGCCGCTAAGCGGTTGCAGGAATTCGGCGGCGACATCACCAAATTCCGTGTTGTGAAAGTATGGCCTTCTATTCTGGCCCAATTGGCTATCGCTAAAACCGAACCGGGTGATGAAAATAATCAGGACATTTCAGCGCTGGTCGGGAAAGTGGACATCCGTAAACTGGAGCATTTCGCGCAAAACGACCCAGATGCCTATGGTTACTCTGGTGCACTATGCCGGGCCAATCAGGGTGTGATGGAATTCGTCGAAATGTTCAAGGCGCCTATCAAGGTGCTCCATCCATTGCTGACCGCCACGCAGGAAGGTAACTACAACGGTACCGAAGGCATCGCCGCACTGCCGTTTAACGGCATTATTCTTGCGCACTCTAACGAGTCTGAATGGGTACAGTTCCGTAACAACAAAAACAACGAGGCATTTCTTGACCGCGTCTATATCGTCAAAGTGCCTTATTGCCTGCGGGTTTCCGAAGAGGTCAGGATTTATGACAAACTTTTGAAAAACAGTGAATTGTGCCGTGCCCCCTGCGCTCCCGGCACGCTGGAAACTCTGGCGCGTTTTTCCATTTTGTCTCGGTTGAAAGATCCGGAAAACTCCAGTATCTACTCCAAAATGCGGGTATATGATGGTGAAAGCCTGAAAGATACTGACCCGAAAGCCAAGTCGTATCAGGAATACCGCGACTATGCGGGTGTCGATGAAGGCATGAAAGGACTTTCTACGCGTTTCGCCTTCAAAATTCTTTCGCGGGTGTTCAACTTTGATCACAGCGAAGTCGCAGCTAACCCGGTTCACCTGTTCTATGTGCTGGAACAGCAAATTGAACGAGAGCAGTTTCCACAGGATGTGTCGGAGAAATACCTGGAACACCTGAAAGGCTACCTGATTCCGAAATACGCTGAATTCATCGGCAAGGAAATCCAGACGGCTTACCTTGAGTCTTACTCCGAATACGGCCAGAACATTTTTGATCGCTATGTCACCTACGCCGACTTCTGGATTCAGGATCAGGAGTACCGTGACCCGGACACCGGTCAGTTATTTGACCGAGAATCGCTCAACGCTGAACTGGAGAAAATCGAAAAGCCAGCGGGTATCAGCAACCCGAAAGACTTCCGCAACGAGATCGTGAATTTTGTGTTACGCACCCGTGCCAGTAACAGCGGACGTAATCCGAACTGGACCAGCTATGAGAAACTGCGTACGGTCATTGAGAAGAAGATGTTCTCCAATACCGAAGAGCTGCTGCCGGTGATTTCGTTTAACACTAAGACATCGACGGAAGAGCAGAAAAAACACGACGACTTTGTTGATCGCATGATGGAAAAAGGTTACACCCGCAAACAGGTACGTTTGCTGTGCGAATGGTACCTGCGCGTGAGGAAGTCATCCTGA
- a CDS encoding DNA polymerase III subunit theta: protein MGYNLADLPYEEMEKVNVDLAASGVAFRERYNMPVILDEIEQQQPAHLRIYFRERVGYYREMSHQFSTLPYDPNSK from the coding sequence ATGGGATACAATCTGGCCGACCTGCCTTATGAAGAAATGGAAAAGGTCAATGTAGATTTGGCAGCATCCGGCGTGGCGTTTCGAGAACGCTATAACATGCCGGTAATTTTGGACGAAATCGAGCAACAGCAGCCTGCACATCTGCGCATCTATTTTCGGGAAAGAGTGGGCTATTATCGGGAAATGTCCCACCAGTTTTCCACCTTGCCTTATGATCCTAACAGTAAATAA